Below is a genomic region from Eupeodes corollae chromosome 1, idEupCoro1.1, whole genome shotgun sequence.
AGGAATTACAAATAAGGAAAGGATAGGTTTTAAAAGTGATCAACGAAAAAGAACAATGTAAGAATGCTCTCAACCAACGAATAATTCTTGGTAGAAAGCCGAAATATTTGATTCTCAAGAGACTTCAATGTCTTAGGAAAGAATTCAATAAggttttaagatattggcttaccACTAAGAAAGCCCTCAATAGAGTGAATACTGAATACTGTGAACTCCAGTCAAAAATTCAGTGCATAAAATCATGGTATAACTTATGCTTTTAAAGAAATTGGTAGGGTCACGGGTCGTAAATTTTTCGACATACTGTCCAAGTTAAGTGCATTTAAGGATTTTCACTCCACTAATTATTCCGAAATAGCAACAGATGAcactaattttgaaaatgaagtgaTCTCCACCGTAAATTTGTTCAAACAAACCAATTCTGaaactttgacattttcatCAAATAAGTTCGCCTGTTCTCCAGGAATATTACCGTTCACTTCTCTAAACATTATCAATGTCTATAGATCATCGCTTAATAGCAAAAAATCATCAGGCATTCAcaccttttaaaatttaattttaaaaaaatgcccgTTCTCTCTGGACACTGTGTTATCAATTATATTAACCACTGTATTAATATTGGGTAATTTTCGACATTATGGAAACAAGCAAAGATCTTACCAATATCAAAGAAAAAGGCAAGTCGAAAGGTTGACAGCTTTCGACCGATCTCGCTTCTCTCAAACATCGGGAAGCTTTTCGAATGGGTGCTGGTTAATCCATTAAACACGTTCTGTTAAGATGAAAACATCATTCcaagaaaacaatttgttttttaaaaaaggcaacTCCACTGAACATGCATTGCATCCTTTCCAAGATAAAGTAGTTCACAATCTTAGGAATAAAACGTGTACAGTGTGCTTAGATATTGACCTTGAAAAAGCGGTCGATTCGCTTTGGCACTTTGTTCTAATTGTTAAACTCATCACTAATAGAACTTCTGCAATATATATAGGTTCTGAACACACCCCTTATTCCCCGTTAATACAGGCGTCGCTCAAGGGTCCATTTAAGGCCCACTTTTGTTTAATATCTTTTTGCATGATTTTCCTCTTTCATATCCCACATCGGATGAACTGGGTTCTATTCACTATGCCGATGACTCAATTGTATTCGAAAGTGATGTTCGGCCAACCTTAGCCcttaacaaaataaagcaaagacTACCACTtgtggaaaattattttaagaaatggaGACTAAAAAGTAACCCTAGAAAATGTGGATTGCTTGCTTTCGAAATGTGAGCGGAAAAGGACATTACCTTGCAGTTAAAGAGAGTAAATCCCTTAAACTtacaataaataagtttgaaatacCATTACGTTCAGAAACAAAGCATCTTGGCGTCAATTTTCAAAACCGATTTCTCTTTAATAAACATGGTAGGATGATTATAAAAAAGTCAAACAATGCAGCTGGTTCattaaaaatactatttaaCTCGATATCCCTGCAAAAGAACACCAAAATTCTAATTTATAAGACATTAACAAGACCAATTCTAACGTACGGATTCTGCACTGAGTTTACCATATCACCAACAGTTGCCAAAGTATTCGAGAAATTTGAGCGACAGATCCTGTAAAAAATGGTATTTCAACAAAACAATCTACGATTCAACACAAGTAACACCCATAATGCAGTACCAATCAGAccgatttttgaaaagatagtgCGCACAATCTCTCATTGAAACTCACGAATAGGATCCTTCATGGAATCGAACACCACTGACAGTGTTAATGAAAACTTTAACCTTTCACCATTTAATTGTCTCAACGAGGGGTCAATCGCTCTTTTAAGACTAGATACAAATTCGGGCCGAATTCCGTTCTATGAAAAGGCAACTCCTTGGAATTATAGAGgttgattaaaaaaagttacatgcacaattgttattaacataaaaccttaaattttgATTATCAGAGTATTCTATAATAATGTAATAGATAGCAATGAGACTAGTATTATTCTTAACCGGAAGTGCGTCAAGGTTCAGTCAACTACTGAACTCGGGGTAGTCAGAAGATTATTCtaggtttttttgttgtaagcTTAGTTTTAGTCCTAGTCTGTAAGTTATTATCAGCCAGTAAAGAGAAAAGCAGCTATAGTTGTCGGAAGCAAGCAACTAAAATTAGAGCAATATATTTCAGGATTAAGAAACCATTATACTATGAATttcaattatacaaaatttaaacaattttgatctAGCTCAGACAGATCTCAAGACGAGCAAAACTGAATATTATTTGTAACTGAAAACTGATTGAATGTGtctcagtaaaaaaaattaagaaagccctgttaaaaggttgaaaatattgattttgtatgaattaaaaattaatgagtcacaaacacacattttttgtgaaaatatcttttagtttatttattttattaataactgATTGTTATTCTGAATAAagccaacaaaatttaaaaaacaatcatttaacaagtttttttttaatatgattaagaAAAGAAGGTAGCATTGAAAATGTATATTGGTTAGAAGATGTGAAGTTTGATAAAATGAAACTCGGTGGAAGTTCCtctaaattttcttatattggTGACCATAAAGAAGCACTTTGAGTCGGACAAGAATTCATGacattttttcataatataATTCAATTCTCTTTTTCAGTCACATGTCCGACCCCGATAACTTACCTGGTTTGGCTCATTTCTGTGAGCATATGCTTTTCCTTGGCACCGAAAAGTATCCAAATGAGAATGGTTATGCAATGTATGTGTCTCAAAATAGTGGTAGCTGCAATGCAGCCACATACTCGCATATGACCAAATATCATTTCCATGTTGCATCAGACAAACTTGATGGAGCTTTGGATCGTTTTGCTCAGTTCTTTATTTCACCATTATTCACTCCTAGTGCTACTGATCGTGAAATCAATGCTGTAAGTTTAGAAtttaactattaaaataaatcttttattatgttatcctcttttttcttttataaaaggtCAATTCAGAGTATGAAAAGAATCTTTCAAGTGATATCTGGAGAGTGAGGCAAGTTAACAAGCATCTGGCTAAGCCAAATCATCCATATAGTAAATTTGGAAGTGGTAATAAGAAATCGCTGTGCGATGTACCCAAAAGTATGGACATTGATGTTCGAGAAGAACTCTTGAAATTCCACAAGAAATGGTATTCGTCTAATATAATGAGTCTTGCTGTTGTTGGAAAAGGTTTGTTTGATATgcaaatttttagtttattgcTCAGCTTcttgcttaaattttgaattttagagTCGTTGAatgaattggaagatatggttatttcaaaattcgctaccatcgaaaacaaaaaagttgaacTGCCAGTTTGGCGAGGAAATCCCTTTGATGACAGTCAGTATGGTAGGAAATTGCTGGTCACACCAGTCAAGGATATAAGATCGTTGACAATTAGTTTCACCACAGACGATCTCAGCGAGCACTACAAGTCTTCGGTAAGAATTATTTTCATCCCTCAGAACTGTGTCaatgttttaacttttatcCATTTAGCCTGATAGTTACTTAATTCACTTGGTTGGTCATGAAGCAAAAGGTAGCATTCTTTATGAACTCCGTAAACGTGGTTGGTGTAATGAGTAAGTTTCCTACATATTTCTGTTCCAAAATCTAAGTTAAAAGTGTTCTcttcttaaaagtttaattgcTGGACACAATAATACAGTTCGAGGATTTGGCTTCCTGGAAATTGTTGTTGACCTAACACAGGATGGCATGGAGCACATCGATGATATTGTCCATATTATATTCCAGGTTAGAATAACCAAGAAACTAATTAAGTTACAAAATTGTGAAGGTATTTTCTTTCTAGTACATTCGAATGCTACGGGAAGAAGGCCcccaaaaatggattttcgatgAATGCTGCGACATTAATAAGATGCACTTTAGGTTCAAGGACAAGGATTTGCCAGAAAATCTGGTTACTAATGTGGTTGCTTCTATGCAggtttgttattttcttttgtttatattttgagtGGAGTTTTTTCTTGTGAACCTGCTTACAGATGTATCCACTAGAAGAAGTTTTGACGGCACCGTACCTTACCAACGAATGGAATCCGGAGCTTATAACTAGCCTCCTCAATGAATTGGTACCGGAGAAATGCCGCATTATAATTGTGAGTCAAAGTTTGGAGCCACAAGCTTTGAAGAGTGAACCTTGGTATGGCACCAAATATGATACAGTGGAAATCGATCCCGAAACAATCAAAgtgggttttgttttttctttcctttaaccaactcaaaaattgtttgatatgATTTTTTAGCGTTGGAGTAGCTGCGAGCGCAATGAAAACTTAACTCTGCCTGCCCCAAATGATTTCATTCCAACTGATTTCAATCTAATGCCACTCGACCCGGACATGGGTAAGAACCCGCTGGTCATTTTGGACACACCGATTCTTCGCGTCTGGCACAAACAAGATGATGAGTTCCTGACTCCCAAGGTTGCAATGAATTTTGACTTCTCCAATCCAATGGTTTATTCCGATCCACTTAATTGCAATCTTAATCGAATGTTAGTTGCATTGCTCAAAGATCAACTCAACGACTATCTTTATGACGCTGAATTGGCTGGTTTGAAATTAGAAATTATGAATACTTCATCGGGAATAAGTGTAAGATTTTGTTAGCTTTCTTAACTTGTTTGTTATTTATCTTTCGTTGATTTTAGGTAAATATTAAAGGTTACAATCACAAACAGGACGTTTTGCTTGCCAAAGTTTTGGATCatcttttcgattttaaaatcgATGAGAAGCGTTTTAATATATTGAAAGAGGATTATATAAGATCGTTGAAGAACTTCAAGGCAGAGCAGCCATTCCAACATGCTATTTATTACCTGGCTCTGATACTTACTGAGAATGCATGGTCTAAAAATGAATTGCTTGATGCAATGACATGTAAGTTCGTCAATTTTCTCTGATGTATTCGTACTTTGTTTGAATagaagatttgtttttgttcagtgGTTACAAAGGAACGTGTTGAATACTTTGCTAAGGAATTCTTCTCGAGATTGCATACTGAGTGCTTCATTTATGGTAATGCTACCAAACAACGTGCTCTCGATATCTCGAGTATTATAAATAAGAAGCTTGAAACGACAAATTCTATAATACTGCCACTGTTAGCGCGACAAATGTTAAAGAAGCGAGAGTACAAATTGTGTAATGGTATGTTTGGGGcgatacaaatataaattatgacTTCTCATTGCCATTGTCGACTTTTTAGGGGAAAGCTATTTGTTTGAGAACACCAATGAGTTCCACAAGACTTCTTGTGCAGAGTTATATTTGCAATGCGGTCCACAAAATGATCGATCAATGGTGTTGGTGGATCTTGTCTCACAAATTCTTACAGAACCATGTTACGATGTCTTAAGAACAAAGGTAAGTTACAGGTGTGtctttgtattaaaatatttgtataaaaagcaATTTTGTTTCTAGGAACAACTTGGTTATATTGTTTTCTGTGGTTCTCGAAAAGTAAACGGTGGAACTGGTCTGCGAATTTTAGTCCAATCAACAAGACATCCATCGTATGTTGAGGATcgcattgaaaactttattgAAGACATTGTGGTAagatattcaaaacattttatgtctgcaaaacaaaattccaatatttttgtgTAGAAAAAAGTTGAAGAGATGCCTGCTGATGAATTCGAAAACCACAAAGAAGCACTTGCCAACAAGAAATTAGAGAAAGCCAAGAGTTTTTGGGTGCAGTTTTCGCAACTCTTCAATGAAATCACTCTCAGTCAGTATCATTTTGATAGATCCGAAACTGAAGTGGCTATCTTACGAAAACTCACAAAGGAAGAATTAATGGAATATATGAAAGTAAGTCAACTAAAAATGTATTCGagatgtgaaattttaaaatatttctgttttgatAGGCTCACATTAGCCGCGATGGTCCAGAACGCCATGTTCTCTCAGTGCACATCGTTTCGACGCAATTTGACAAAGAGGCTGACGCTGCAGACTTAACCAATATGGAGCGTCATACTAAATTAAACGATTTATCAGCATTCAAATCAAGCAAAGAATTATATCCAGTAGCTAGGCCGTATTTGGATATTAGATCCAAGGGTGCTAGAAGCAAgttgtaaattaaatatatagtttt
It encodes:
- the LOC129942422 gene encoding insulin-degrading enzyme, with the protein product MLIRQATKFTFALCESHLSRQSNITTQGIKFKQRFIHNSSSSNNIRSTTLSMEGTCVNKIPVKKPKEFENLTRLTIAKSQQDSRDYRGLQLDNGMKVLLISDPKTDVSAAALSVEVGHMSDPDNLPGLAHFCEHMLFLGTEKYPNENGYAMYVSQNSGSCNAATYSHMTKYHFHVASDKLDGALDRFAQFFISPLFTPSATDREINAVNSEYEKNLSSDIWRVRQVNKHLAKPNHPYSKFGSGNKKSLCDVPKSMDIDVREELLKFHKKWYSSNIMSLAVVGKESLNELEDMVISKFATIENKKVELPVWRGNPFDDSQYGRKLLVTPVKDIRSLTISFTTDDLSEHYKSSPDSYLIHLVGHEAKGSILYELRKRGWCNDLIAGHNNTVRGFGFLEIVVDLTQDGMEHIDDIVHIIFQYIRMLREEGPQKWIFDECCDINKMHFRFKDKDLPENLVTNVVASMQMYPLEEVLTAPYLTNEWNPELITSLLNELVPEKCRIIIVSQSLEPQALKSEPWYGTKYDTVEIDPETIKRWSSCERNENLTLPAPNDFIPTDFNLMPLDPDMGKNPLVILDTPILRVWHKQDDEFLTPKVAMNFDFSNPMVYSDPLNCNLNRMLVALLKDQLNDYLYDAELAGLKLEIMNTSSGISVNIKGYNHKQDVLLAKVLDHLFDFKIDEKRFNILKEDYIRSLKNFKAEQPFQHAIYYLALILTENAWSKNELLDAMTLVTKERVEYFAKEFFSRLHTECFIYGNATKQRALDISSIINKKLETTNSIILPLLARQMLKKREYKLCNGESYLFENTNEFHKTSCAELYLQCGPQNDRSMVLVDLVSQILTEPCYDVLRTKEQLGYIVFCGSRKVNGGTGLRILVQSTRHPSYVEDRIENFIEDIVKKVEEMPADEFENHKEALANKKLEKAKSFWVQFSQLFNEITLSQYHFDRSETEVAILRKLTKEELMEYMKAHISRDGPERHVLSVHIVSTQFDKEADAADLTNMERHTKLNDLSAFKSSKELYPVARPYLDIRSKGARSKL